AATAACCGGGGAAAACAGTATCAGCGCCAGCAATGCCGCAAGGTACGGATGGGGGCGGATCAACCAGCGGCGTGCAACCGGATCGACGAGCGTGAATAATAGCGCGGCTATACCGAGCAATCCGAGCGTATATTTGGACAAAATGCCGAGACCGAATGCGATTCCCATGCCCAGCCACGCTGAGCTGCGGTTTGCAACTAAGGTGCGTTCCATGTAATAGAGCGTGGCGGCCCAGGCGGCCATTACTGGAGCATCGGTTGTCATGAGAAAGCCGGTGGCAAAGGTGAACGGCAGAATAGCCAGCAGCAGCGCGGTGCGCATGGCGGTCGATTTGTCGTACAGATTCTGCGCCAACGCATACAGAAATCCCATCGTGATCAGGCCGCAAAGAAATGCGCCGATTCTTACAGCGAATTCGGTATTACCGGCGGCTGCGGTGCCGAGCCAGATCAGCCATGCCACCATGGGCGGATGGTCGTAGAAACTTAAATCCATGTGCTGGGCGTAGTTCCAGTAATACGCTTCGTCCGGAATCAGCTCCGTTTGGCCGAGATAAATCAGACGCAGCAATACGATGAGCGCCACGATGCCAATCGAAGCAACGCGCCAGTGTATATCCGGAGCGGGTGAATTCTGTGTCGCGGATGGCAAGTAAAAGATGGATCCCAGGTAGACTATGATTGTGCTAATCGCGATAGCGGGAAAAATAGCCAATAGCGGCGGCGCATGCCAATCATAAACCAGCAAAGCCAATAAGCCGCCGCGCGTGAACAGCGCAATGCCGGCGAGTGCGGCAAAACGGCCAATCAAGCGCCAGTGCAATGGGCCCGCCGGTTGCAGCCGGAATGAATCGCGTAAATTGAATACGCACACTGTGGCGGCAACCAGAAAGCTCGCGATATGCGCCAAAGCCAGCCCGGCGCCGCTACTTATCAAGAGCTGGTAGATGGCAATATCGATCAGTGCGCAGAACAGGCCGGTTGCCGCGTACCGGCTGGCATCCTGAGCAGCCACTGCACCGCCAGCCAGCGCCATTAACCGATGTAAATAAGCCCATTGGTGATGAAACGACAATTTCGAGGTGCCGCGTGTCCGGTCGCGAAAGCAAATCGGTATCTCGATAACTTTCAGTTTTCCTTGTCCGGCCATCAACATTTCCAGCAGAATCTTATAGCCGCGCGCTTGTCCGGAAACGGCCGATGCCAGTTCACGGCGGAAAGCGAAAAAGCCGGAAGTGGCATCGTTGACATCGCACAATGGGCGCGCCAGCGAGCCGCCAATGCGCGATAGCCATTGCCGGTACCACGGCCAGCCCTCGGTGCTGCCGCCGGGAACATAGCGGCTGCCGATCGCGATATCGTGACTGCCGTTTATTACCGGTTCGACCAGCGCGCCAAGGCGCTCGGGCGGATGACTCAAATCGGCATCCATGACGACAATGACTTCGCTCTGCGCGGCGGCTGCGCCAGCCAGAATCGATGCGATCAAGTCGGGTTTTTCGGTGCGTTCGATCAACCTCACGCGTGCTTTCGTTTCCCATGCATGAATTTTTTCAGGTGTGCCGTCGCGCGAACCGTCGTCGACGAAAATGACTTCAAAGCGGTCCGGCGGTAGATTCAGCGCAAACAGTGATGTCAATAAAGGATCGATGTTGTCGGCTTCATTCAATGTCGGAATGACAATGGAAAATTGTGTTGAGGGCATCTCTGAAAGTGAAGGAAGTTAGTTTTCTTGATTGTCGGAACAAATGTGAATTTCTAATAAAGGCGTGAAAATACTTTCGCAGCTTGTATTCACAACATCTTCACTAAGGTTATTTTAACATTATGTGACAAGTTGAATTGTAATTGTAACTAAGTTAGGTGTTTGAGGAAAAATGATTTATTAGACATGACAATAAAATAACGCGCGCCTGGAAGCCGATGATGTAATGAGATCGCTGCCAGTATAAATGAGGAAAACTAAAAATGGGGATTGATTTAGGGTTTGACAGGATCATCCGGGATTTAAGCGGTGCGAGATGGATTCTTTCGCAATTAACGGAAGATGATACGGCAGCAACGTCGATTCATCGCGATTTCCGGCGTGTCGTTTGGCGCGAAGCCAATTGGGTGGATCGCAGTATCATGCTGCTGGTGTTACCGCTTCTGCCTTTCTTAATAATCATTCTGACAACAGTTTTCACGGCACTCAATGGATACGCTATAAAAAAACGGACGGGGAAAGGAATTATCCGGCAAGTTTATGAACAAATCGGTGTTGCATGCCGTTGTGCGATTTTGCCGCCCTGGTACTACATCTTTGAGCTGCACGATGACGCGAAACGGCAGCACGCCAATGAATATCTTAACCGCTTCGAAACGAAAGCGGCGATCTACCGCTTCATGCGCGACTATAACGGCGGACTTCCTGTTCCTGCCGAACGCAGTACGCAATGCATCCGCGATAAGACGCTTTTTATGGCGCATTGCCGGAAAAACGGCGTAACCGCAGCACCCATCCTTTGGATAATCCGGAATGAAGAGATTAGGCCGGTGGATTGGGACCGGTCTGATTTTCCCGAGTTCGATCTTTTTGTCAAACCGCTCAACGGGCAAGGCGGCAGAGGTACGATACGCTGGGATTATCTGGGTTCCGGACAATTTCTCTGCAACGACGGAAGCCGCGCCAATGGAAGCCAGGTGCTTGAAATTCTGCGGAAGAATTCGGAGCACACGGCTTATATCGTGCAGCCGCGGTTGGTCAATCACCCCGAAATTACCGATCTGGCCTGTGGCGCGCTGGCGACCGTGCGCGTTATGAGCTGCCGCAATGAAACGGGCGGTTACGAAGTCACCAATGCAGTCTTCCGCATGAAGCGATACGCCGATGTGATCGTCGATAACTATCACGCCGGCGGTATCGCGGCCAATGTCGATATCAATACCGGTGTGCTGGGGGAAGGCACGCGCGGCGGCTGGGGAGTGGTAACCGATGGCTGGTACGAGCAGCATCCTCTATCCCATACGGCGATTTCACAGCGCAAGCTTCCTTGCTGGGAAACGATGGTTGATTTTGTGCAGGACGCACACAATCGCCTTTTTCCGGATCAAGTCGTCATCGGCTGGGATGTCGCCATACTCGAAAATGGCCCGTGTTTGATTGAAGCCAATAAAGCACCGGATTTGGACATCATTCAACGCGCCCAGAAAGGACCGCTGGGTAATGAGCGGCTCGGGAAACTCCTGGCATTCAATCTGCAACGGACCATCGCAACCCAGTACGCGCATTGATCGAAGGTGAGCGTTTTACGGCGCCGGTTTTAAAGAATGTTTAATCGGTTAATACGTCTTTTAATAAAATGAGCATAATCCAGTATAATTCGCTGCCGGATTATTTTCGTTTCTGAATAAGTCGAGGATATAGCATGATAAATGAGCAGCATGTTTCTAAAAGCGATGAAACTGAAATCCTGAAAATGCTCACCATTGAACCGGGTATGGACATGTCGTCGCCCGAGGTACAGCGCGCGGCTATTCAAACGCTGGAAGAGGGCGGCCTTATTTATCTCCCCAAAGGAGGGTTTGAGCTTTCCGAACGGGAACGGGAATTGATATCCAATACAGCTAATATCCTGACGCAAGTGCCCGATGTTGAAAACGGTAAACCTACGATTATTTTCGATCCGAAAAACGGGCATATCAAGAAATATCATTACGCACAAATACACGGCAAAATGGTGCGAGCCCAGATCAAGGATACGGCCCGTGTCGATCTTGAAGCGATTATGGCGCGTTATGGGCAATGGACCGAAAGTGTCATCACCCAATTGTTTCCCAGCTATCGCCAGTCGTTAGACCGCAAACGGGTTACCTACCGGCCTTTTGCGCGCAACAGCACGCAGGCTCTCCATATCGACTCAAGCTACGGTTACCCGACGCAAGGACGCAGTATGCTGCGTGTTTTCACCAACATCAATCCGGCGGATCGATTGCGCATCTGGCAGCTCGGCGAACCTTTTGAACCTTTTGTGCAACGCTTTCTCCCCGGTGTACATGTCAAAAGTCCATCCTGGTTTTCTAAGCTGTTGGCTCAGCTCGGTATCGTCGATGGCGTTAAGACCAAGTATGATCAATACATCGCGGCGCTGCGCGCGCTTGGAATGCGCGATAAGGAATATCAGACTACGGCGCCGCGCCAACTGATGGAATTCCCTGCCGGATCAAGTTGGATTGCGATTACCGATTTGGTGCTGCACGGTGCGATATCGGGACAGCATAGTTTGGATCGGACATTTTATTTGCCGGTCGAAGCGATGAACGATCCGGCGCGCTCACCGCTGCGCATCCTGGAAAGATTGACCGGTGAAGCGCTGACATGAGAGTGGATAACAAAGCAGGTTTGCTGTGCAAAATACATTTTGCATGAATCATTCGGGGTGGAAATGAAATCGTCAGCTGAGGTGTATTTTGGCGGTCCGGATCAGCCTGCGGGTTATCTGCGCAATGTGCTGGAGGCGCACATTGCTGCTGTTCCGGCAGGCGGCTCAATCGATTGGGTCACGTACTATTTCCGTGATCTGAAACTGGCCGAAGCCCTGGTTCAAGCGCGCAAGCGCGGTGTGAACGTTACCGTAAGCCTGGCCGGTAAACCGCGCACGGCCGATGCTAACGATGACGTGATTGCCTTGCTATCGGGGCCGGAAGGTTTG
The nucleotide sequence above comes from Gammaproteobacteria bacterium. Encoded proteins:
- a CDS encoding Kdo hydroxylase family protein; the encoded protein is MINEQHVSKSDETEILKMLTIEPGMDMSSPEVQRAAIQTLEEGGLIYLPKGGFELSERERELISNTANILTQVPDVENGKPTIIFDPKNGHIKKYHYAQIHGKMVRAQIKDTARVDLEAIMARYGQWTESVITQLFPSYRQSLDRKRVTYRPFARNSTQALHIDSSYGYPTQGRSMLRVFTNINPADRLRIWQLGEPFEPFVQRFLPGVHVKSPSWFSKLLAQLGIVDGVKTKYDQYIAALRALGMRDKEYQTTAPRQLMEFPAGSSWIAITDLVLHGAISGQHSLDRTFYLPVEAMNDPARSPLRILERLTGEALT
- a CDS encoding glycosyltransferase family 39 protein, with translation MPSTQFSIVIPTLNEADNIDPLLTSLFALNLPPDRFEVIFVDDGSRDGTPEKIHAWETKARVRLIERTEKPDLIASILAGAAAAQSEVIVVMDADLSHPPERLGALVEPVINGSHDIAIGSRYVPGGSTEGWPWYRQWLSRIGGSLARPLCDVNDATSGFFAFRRELASAVSGQARGYKILLEMLMAGQGKLKVIEIPICFRDRTRGTSKLSFHHQWAYLHRLMALAGGAVAAQDASRYAATGLFCALIDIAIYQLLISSGAGLALAHIASFLVAATVCVFNLRDSFRLQPAGPLHWRLIGRFAALAGIALFTRGGLLALLVYDWHAPPLLAIFPAIAISTIIVYLGSIFYLPSATQNSPAPDIHWRVASIGIVALIVLLRLIYLGQTELIPDEAYYWNYAQHMDLSFYDHPPMVAWLIWLGTAAAGNTEFAVRIGAFLCGLITMGFLYALAQNLYDKSTAMRTALLLAILPFTFATGFLMTTDAPVMAAWAATLYYMERTLVANRSSAWLGMGIAFGLGILSKYTLGLLGIAALLFTLVDPVARRWLIRPHPYLAALLALILFSPVIIWNMEHHWSSIVFQSSRARGVGDDLFSPHLLFVDLLVLLTPVGLAAALWALWPKHQPNGSETARRRTLFICLFTGVPLVIFFVLSTLDSLRFHWTAPLWLAIVPTMAWMMGQIVNPRSIAGRIQAAWKPTIAISIVVYALTLHYVVLGIPGIPYPSFMSRYYWRETTSEIEKIAADVQQQSGQKPLVVGMSKWSVASAMYFYNRQGEPMDIRSRNMFGDSGAMYQVWHPSEPPTTRPIILIGMEPQHLERDRAGNDIARLLDQPGPVQSMTITREDKPLRTVYYRIAKGYLGL